The DNA segment AAGTGCGGGAGTTCAAAGTTATTTTTTCGGTGACTTCGGTGATTTCGGTGGCTAATTACACTTTGGCTTTTCCTTGATTGGCAACCGCCTGTTGCGCTTTTTCCAATTCTGCTTGATCTGCCAGATAATAATTGTTTATGGGCTGTAGATTGTCATCAAATTCATAAACAAGGGGAATTCCCGTTGGAATATTTACACCCACAATTTCCGCATCGCTAATATTATTCAAGTTCTTTACAATAGCCCGTAAACTATTGCCATGCGCAGCAACAATCATTTTTTTGCCAGCAGCCAAACGCGGCATAATAATCTCATTCCAAAAAGGCATTGTTCTTTTCACGGTATCTTTCAGTGATTCACAAAGCGGAATTTGATCTGTTCGTAAATCTGCATATCTGGGATCAAAACCTGGATAACGAGGATCATTTTTGTCCAAAGGAGGCGGAGGTGTATCATAACTTCGGCGCCAAAGCAAAACTTGTTCTTCTCCATATTTGGCGGCAGTTTCGGCTTTGTTTAAACCTTGTAAGGCGCCATAATGTCTTTCATTAAGTCGCCAGTCATTATGAATGGGAATATACATTTGATCCATTTCATCCATAACTATCCACAAAGTTCGGATGGCTCTTTTGAGGACGGAAGTCCAGGCCTCGTCAAAAACAAAACCTTCTTCTTTTAGTCGTTTTCCAGCATTATGTGCTTCTACGATGCCTTTTTCAGAAAGGTCAACATCGGTCCAACCAGTGAACAAATTCTCTTTATTCCAGATACTTTCGCCGTGACGCAGTAAAACGATTTTGAACATCAAATCTCCTTTTTTTGTCTAAAAGTTTAATAGCCAGTCCTGTTAAGTTTTTAAATCTTCTTTGTAGGAAGCGTATTTAGTTTCCAGCTCTTTATCTTTCAGGGCTAAAATTTGGATGGCAAACAGAGCGGCATTTTTGGCTCCGTCAATTGCCAAACAAGCAACTGGAACTCCCGGAGGCATTTGGACGATGGAAAATAAGGAATCCAATCCATTTAATGCACCTGAGGCAAAAGGAATTCCGAGAACGGGCAAAGTAGTATTGGCGGCAATAATTCCCGGTAAATGAGCAGCCAAACCTGCTCCGGCAATAATAACTTCAATTCCTTCGGCTTTGGCATTTTGGGCAAGGCCGATGGTTTTTTCCGGATTTCTATGAGCGGAAGAAATATGCAGGTCATAAGCAACTTCAAATTGCTCCAAAATTTCTTGGGCAGGAGCAATTTTATTCAGATCGCTTTTGCTGCCCAAAATTATGCGAACTTGGGGTTTCATTTATTTAACTGTTCAGGGATGATAGTAAGCAACCGATGAATTTCTGCGGCATCTTTGGCTTCCGTCAATTGTTTCAAAATATCCTGATTCATCACTAAGCGGGAAATGTAGGACAGCGAAAAAAGATGCTGTTTATCATTATGCAACAAGAGCATAAAGAAAATATTCACGGGCTGATTATCCGGAGCGTCAAAATCAATGGGTTCCGAAGAACGGCCGAATAAAATGCTGGGTGTTTTAATTTTGGAAGGATGCAAATGGCGTGGATGCAAAAGAGCAACTCCATTTCCGATTGCGGTGGAAACCAATTCTTCGCGAGCAACTACAACTTCATAGAGCCAGCGTGCATCACGAACTAATTTTAGGTCTTTGGCATTTTCGCTTAAAATACGGATTGCATCGTATTTGTTTTCGGCTGAAAAATCCAAAAAAATGTTTTCCGGACGCATATATTCTTCAAAGTGGCAAATTACCCTCTTCAGGGCGAGCATTTTTTCATCTGTTTCGTTCAAATTTTCCAGCCACTCATTTAAGGAATCCTCGTCGATTTTCACATTTTTTCCTACGAGCTTGCTTTCGAAGACATTCGTTGCGATCATTTCTTGAATGACGCGTTCCGAGACCTTTAACTTCTTGGCAGCTTCAGTTTTAGATATAAATTTCTTAGGCATAAATACCTCCCTTTTTTGGGTTTTATCTTAGTTTTATATCTGGTTTGGCAAGGTTTAGCTTGACAATTATATAAGCATTTTTTGGAGATGGAATAATGGTCAAGAAAATTATTTGTCCCGTTATGCTTTTGTTTATCTTAAGCAGCTGTTTTTATTCGGTTTATTCAAATGCCTATCCGCATTTGCGCAAGATTAGAATTCTCGCTTTTGAGAATAAAACCAGTGAATACGGCTTAGGTGATAAATTACTAAATTACTTAAGCCGAGAAATTCGTGATGACGGACGGCTAAAATTAGTAACCGAAGATCCTGATTGCACCTTGGAAGGCGCTATCTTAAGTTTTTCCGAAAGTGTTTATAGTTACGATGCCACCAATCAAGTTCAAGATTATCAGGTAAAAATGGTTGTGTCGGTTACTTTTAACGATTTAATCAATAATGCAGTGCTTTATGAAAATAATGCCTTAACGGTAACGGAACTTTATGCTGTTGCTGAAGGTGGCACTGCCAAATTTAAAACTAAAGAGGAAGCAGTTGAAGAGCTCATCTCCAAACTCTACAAAACCATCCTCCAAAACAGTATTGAAGGATGGTAAGACAATTCGCCTAAATCGCTTTTTAGCTGAGTGCGGACAAGGCAGTCGGCGGAAAGTGGAAGAACTTATCATTGCCGGTAAAATTGGCATTAATGGTGTTATAGTTCAAGACCTGGGCAGGCAGATAAATCCCGCTACGGACATCGTTACCTTAAACGGTAAACAAATTAAGCCCGTATCAGATAAAATATACTTGATGCTAAATAAGCCAAGGGGTTATATTGTTACGCAAAGTGACGAATTGGGCAGAAAAACCGTCTATTCGCTTTTACCAAGAAAAGCGAAAGAACTATCTTATGCAGGACGCCTGGACAAAGATAGTGAGGGTTTATTGCTGTTCACTAACGATACGGCTTTGATAAATCTGCTCACCTATCCTGAAAATAAAGTGGAAAAGGTTTACCGGGCTGATATTAATAGGTCCCTTACCGATACAGAGCTAAATATATTAAGGAAAGGGGTTGAAATAGAAAGCGGCAAAACAAAATCCGCAGGCGTATATGTAAAATCGCGCAGTGCGGATGGAATGAGCTTAAAAATAGTGATTACCGAAGGCAAAAAAAGACAGATCCGTCAGATGATTGAAGCAGTGGGTGCCGAGGTAAAATATTTAAAACGCTTACAATTTGGTCCCTTAAAACTGAAAGACCTGCCTGTGGGAAGATGGCGTCTTTTAG comes from the Candidatus Cloacimonas sp. genome and includes:
- the gpmA gene encoding 2,3-diphosphoglycerate-dependent phosphoglycerate mutase, whose product is MFKIVLLRHGESIWNKENLFTGWTDVDLSEKGIVEAHNAGKRLKEEGFVFDEAWTSVLKRAIRTLWIVMDEMDQMYIPIHNDWRLNERHYGALQGLNKAETAAKYGEEQVLLWRRSYDTPPPPLDKNDPRYPGFDPRYADLRTDQIPLCESLKDTVKRTMPFWNEIIMPRLAAGKKMIVAAHGNSLRAIVKNLNNISDAEIVGVNIPTGIPLVYEFDDNLQPINNYYLADQAELEKAQQAVANQGKAKV
- the purE gene encoding 5-(carboxyamino)imidazole ribonucleotide mutase, whose protein sequence is MKPQVRIILGSKSDLNKIAPAQEILEQFEVAYDLHISSAHRNPEKTIGLAQNAKAEGIEVIIAGAGLAAHLPGIIAANTTLPVLGIPFASGALNGLDSLFSIVQMPPGVPVACLAIDGAKNAALFAIQILALKDKELETKYASYKEDLKT
- a CDS encoding PTS sugar transporter subunit IIA; amino-acid sequence: MPKKFISKTEAAKKLKVSERVIQEMIATNVFESKLVGKNVKIDEDSLNEWLENLNETDEKMLALKRVICHFEEYMRPENIFLDFSAENKYDAIRILSENAKDLKLVRDARWLYEVVVAREELVSTAIGNGVALLHPRHLHPSKIKTPSILFGRSSEPIDFDAPDNQPVNIFFMLLLHNDKQHLFSLSYISRLVMNQDILKQLTEAKDAAEIHRLLTIIPEQLNK
- a CDS encoding LptE family protein, whose product is MVKKIICPVMLLFILSSCFYSVYSNAYPHLRKIRILAFENKTSEYGLGDKLLNYLSREIRDDGRLKLVTEDPDCTLEGAILSFSESVYSYDATNQVQDYQVKMVVSVTFNDLINNAVLYENNALTVTELYAVAEGGTAKFKTKEEAVEELISKLYKTILQNSIEGW
- a CDS encoding pseudouridine synthase; translated protein: MKDGKTIRLNRFLAECGQGSRRKVEELIIAGKIGINGVIVQDLGRQINPATDIVTLNGKQIKPVSDKIYLMLNKPRGYIVTQSDELGRKTVYSLLPRKAKELSYAGRLDKDSEGLLLFTNDTALINLLTYPENKVEKVYRADINRSLTDTELNILRKGVEIESGKTKSAGVYVKSRSADGMSLKIVITEGKKRQIRQMIEAVGAEVKYLKRLQFGPLKLKDLPVGRWRLLEPAEVKSLLYLKRKDNR